One genomic window of Deinococcus deserti VCD115 includes the following:
- a CDS encoding tyrosine-type recombinase/integrase, with the protein MTLVRSTDALILANLADPVLRVRAVEAASQYDVEVLVSLTESYMLTASRKGARTSVKTIQAYSLAVREFVPWAQQAGVQLLRPGKRDGGRFVSWLQTRPSNGKGKQGPLAASSVAQYVAGARALYRALRWAGATDAQPFEEAHVPPDPTPGIVKNPPYSAEIDAALPHCEPRLAALLLLCAHAGLRVSEALQLRVSDLNGSQLTVTGKGGKVRRVPLGRRTREALSGLTPARSDGRLFHWTYGQATYRLQKAFRAAGHGDAWRGFHAARKHSGTRLYAATRDFTRVGLFLGHSSVDTTRRYVAVLDNDVSREVEDF; encoded by the coding sequence ATGACGCTGGTCCGCAGTACCGACGCCCTGATTCTGGCCAACCTCGCCGATCCGGTGCTGCGGGTCAGGGCCGTTGAAGCCGCCAGCCAGTATGACGTGGAGGTATTGGTCAGCTTGACGGAAAGCTACATGCTGACCGCCAGCCGTAAGGGTGCACGGACCAGTGTCAAGACCATCCAGGCGTATTCGCTGGCCGTACGGGAATTCGTACCCTGGGCCCAGCAGGCTGGCGTGCAGCTGCTGCGGCCGGGAAAACGTGACGGCGGCCGATTCGTCTCCTGGCTGCAGACCCGGCCCTCCAATGGAAAAGGCAAACAGGGTCCGCTGGCGGCGTCCAGTGTGGCCCAGTACGTCGCTGGCGCGAGAGCCCTGTACCGGGCCCTGCGCTGGGCCGGTGCCACCGACGCACAGCCCTTCGAGGAAGCGCACGTTCCCCCTGACCCAACGCCTGGGATTGTCAAAAATCCGCCCTACTCGGCAGAGATTGACGCGGCCCTGCCTCACTGCGAGCCCCGACTGGCTGCCCTGCTGCTGCTGTGCGCCCATGCAGGGCTCCGTGTGAGCGAGGCACTTCAACTGCGGGTGTCAGATCTGAACGGCTCTCAGCTCACGGTGACCGGCAAAGGTGGCAAGGTGCGCCGGGTCCCCCTGGGGCGGCGCACCCGCGAAGCCCTGAGTGGGCTGACACCGGCCCGGTCCGATGGCCGGCTGTTCCACTGGACCTATGGTCAGGCCACCTACCGCCTTCAGAAGGCATTCCGGGCTGCCGGTCACGGAGACGCCTGGCGCGGGTTCCATGCAGCTCGGAAGCATTCCGGCACGAGGCTGTATGCCGCCACCCGGGACTTTACCCGTGTGGGGCTGTTTCTGGGTCACAGCAGCGTAGACACGACCCGGCGGTATGTCGCTGTGCTCGACAACGACGTATCGCGCGAAGTCGAGGACTTTTAA
- a CDS encoding erythromycin esterase family protein has product MTQPHKAALEILRREQRPLATDADLSSLLDAIGDARFVLIGEGSHGTHEFYQERARLTRLLIEQKGFTAVAVEADWPDAYRINRFVRGGSSDDDNAAVALGDFQRFPRWMWRNSVVRDFVSWLREYNASRAERQVGFYGLDLYSLHRSMNAVVDYLQQVDPEAAKRARERYSCFEMFGENPQAYGYATEHGAWEPCEQEAMQQLLELQRRAPELTDGQQLSDDELFFAEQNARLARNAEQYYRAMFRGRESSWNIRDTHMVETLEALVEHARGRGQEARVVVWAHNSHLGDARASAMGWQRAEVNLGQLTRERWPDSTFIIGQTTYDGQVLAAHDWDEPGLVMTVRPGLPGSLEALLHDVGERFWLDLRPGSPAAAALVQEQLQRFIGVIYRPATERWSHYVETVPAGQYDALLHIDHTRALRPLDADAGDAQEEVPDLYPSGQ; this is encoded by the coding sequence TGTTGATTGGTGAAGGCTCACACGGAACGCACGAGTTCTATCAGGAACGTGCCCGCCTGACGCGGCTGCTGATCGAGCAAAAAGGCTTTACTGCGGTGGCTGTGGAGGCCGACTGGCCGGATGCCTACCGCATCAACCGCTTCGTCCGCGGCGGTTCTTCAGATGATGACAACGCCGCCGTGGCCCTGGGTGATTTTCAGCGCTTTCCCCGGTGGATGTGGCGCAACAGCGTGGTTCGGGACTTCGTGAGCTGGCTCAGGGAATACAACGCCTCGCGCGCCGAGCGGCAGGTGGGCTTTTATGGGCTTGATCTCTACAGTCTGCACCGCTCAATGAACGCGGTGGTGGACTACCTCCAGCAGGTTGATCCGGAGGCGGCCAAACGCGCCCGGGAACGCTACAGCTGCTTTGAGATGTTCGGCGAGAACCCCCAGGCCTACGGCTACGCTACCGAACACGGCGCCTGGGAACCCTGTGAGCAGGAAGCCATGCAGCAGCTGCTTGAACTGCAGCGCCGCGCCCCTGAACTGACTGATGGACAGCAACTGAGCGACGATGAGCTCTTTTTTGCCGAGCAGAATGCCCGGCTGGCCCGCAACGCAGAGCAGTATTACCGGGCGATGTTCCGGGGACGGGAAAGCTCCTGGAACATCCGTGATACCCACATGGTCGAAACGCTTGAAGCCCTCGTGGAGCACGCACGTGGGCGCGGCCAGGAGGCCAGGGTAGTGGTGTGGGCCCACAACTCCCATTTAGGCGACGCCCGGGCCAGTGCGATGGGCTGGCAGCGCGCCGAGGTAAATCTGGGCCAGCTGACCCGGGAACGGTGGCCCGACAGCACCTTTATCATCGGGCAGACGACATACGACGGGCAGGTGCTCGCGGCGCACGACTGGGACGAGCCAGGCCTGGTGATGACGGTACGCCCCGGTCTACCGGGAAGCCTTGAAGCGCTGCTTCACGACGTTGGCGAGCGCTTCTGGCTGGACCTGCGCCCAGGGTCTCCCGCAGCAGCCGCGCTGGTTCAGGAGCAGCTCCAGCGCTTTATTGGAGTGATCTACCGCCCCGCCACTGAACGCTGGAGTCACTACGTGGAGACAGTTCCAGCCGGACAGTACGACGCGCTGCTTCACATTGACCACACCCGTGCTTTGCGCCCCCTCGACGCTGATGCAGGGGACGCACAGGAGGAGGTGCCGGATCTGTATCCCAGCGGGCAGTAA